Below is a window of Staphylococcus succinus DNA.
AGATGATACTACGATGGTAGGCGCACAAACTTCAAATGAGCAACAAGAAAAGATAGAGAGATACTTAAATATCGGAAAATCAGAAGGCGCAGAACTACTCGTCGGTGGAAATACTAGAAAAGAAAGTAATGATTTAGAAAACGGATTTTATATTGAGCCAACCATATTTAAAGGAACTCAAGATATGAGAATATTCCAAGAAGAAATATTTGGACCTGTGCTTTCAGTCGCAACATTTAAAGATGATGATGAAGCAGTAAAAATGGCCAATGACACAATGTATGGATTAGGCGCAGGTATTTGGACACGAAATCAAAATACAGCATATCGTGCGGGTAGAGGTATTCAAGCTGGACGAGTGTGGGTTAATAATTACCATACTTATCCGGCGCATGCAGCATTCGGTGGTTATAAAATGAGTGGTATTGGTCGAGAAAACCATTTAATGATGCTAGATCATTATCAACAAACAAAAAACTTGCTTGTCAGTTATGATACGAAACCAACGGGATTATTTTAATAAATAAAATAATCCAATAATAATAAAATCCCTTCCAAAAGTTTACCTTTGGAAGGGATTTTTTAAGCGAAACGCCTTTGAATATTAGAGTACTAACAATTTCATATCAAAATTAATTTGTTCTATTAGTAGTGAAATTAAATCCGTACAATTAAAAATATTATTAAGCACGATAAAGCCCACTGTTGAAAAACAATGGGTTTTTAATGTTTTTAGCTATATAAAAAATCCTAAGTATTATACAAGAGTATCATATAATTAAAAGTTAAAAACTTTTCGAAATTACTTAAAAAAATTATCGTATTGTGCTATCATATAAAATGTAATTATTTTCAAATTATACAATGTGGAGGAAACTAATGAATAATAATTGTAATTTTATGTCGAGTCATTTGAATAAGTATTCGATAAGAAAGCTTACAGTTGGTACAGCATCACTACTTATAGGTGCAACATTAGTATTTGGATTAAATAAAGAGGCAAAAGCAGATGAAATAGAAAAAAATCAATTTGCTCAAAGCTCTGAATATTCAAATGAAAATTCTGAAACGCTTAAAGAAAATGATGAAGCTTCAACAGTTAATGAAGAACACATTGATAGCGACGCAACTTCAGAGAATCAACCAACTAACAATGTAGAAATGAAAAAGGCTAACTTATCGCAAATAACTTCAGAAAGCCAAAATACAGAGAATATAAATGCAGAGGAGGAGGTTGATAATGTTCAACTCCCTTCTAAAGAGAAAGATATTATTTCAAATACCGATGATACAACAGAAGGCGTAAAAGAAGATATAAGAGATGAACTAGATAAACCCAATACATCTAAAACCTCAAAAGATGACTTTAATAAACAAAGCACTGTACATACAAAATCATCTGAATATAAACATAATGTTGAGAGTGAAAATGCTAAGGATAAAATAATAGATGTACAAACATCTCAAAACGCACCATCAATGACAAAAGCATATTTGCAAAGTTCTAAGGAACCAATAGGTAAGAAGGAAAATAGAAAGACACTCCGACAAACGCGATCCACGCAACTAACTGCCATGCCAAAGGCTAGGCGCAACTTCAAAACATCACCTAACATTTCGACAAGAGAGGCTACTGAGGATAATTCATTGGAAACATTGCCTTACTCAGATAACTATACGTTTCAGTCACTTATTTTTGATCCAGAAAATTTAACAGAAAAAAAAGTTTTGAAAAGTAAAGTCATTCCTTTTAAAATACATAGCTACTTAACAGGAGCTAATTCAGGGGATAGGTATAAAATTAATTTACAACTAGATCCTTTTATAGCTGACCACGTCAAAAGTATTACAATTAAACCAGCAAATAGGGAAAATATTGTTGCATTTAATCGTGTCATCAATAATGTAGGTAAGAAGACTAATATTTGGCAAATAAATTATATTAGAGCAAATGGAGGATTATTTGGTGGAGCAGAAATTCTCAGCCAATACACTGCTGAAGGAGGAAGAATAGAATTAGATGACACAGTAGAAAATGTTTTAGCGAAAGTTGAAAATTTAGATAACGATAAAATGAATTATTTAATTTACGTGAAAGATTCATTGGAAAATAAAAAAATCAGAACTTCTGAGAGTAGTGGTTATTTTTTAACGTTGTCTGAAACAACTTATAATAATTTAAAACATTCGAAATCTGTTGCTGCTAATAGTGCATTTAAAGCAAGCAGTGGTTCGGTACAATACGATCCATCAATTGGTGGATTTGGTGGTCTTGTGGCAGATCAGCAAATAATGAAAAATGGGATATTTAATTATGGCGGTCCTTTACTAGATTTAGGTTTAAATAAGCAATGGACATATAATTATAAAATTGATCCAGAACTTTTACCATTTATTGAATCATTAGAGTTACATAGATATGATTTTGAAGGTGTATCAGGATTTGATAAAAAATATTATGAAAATAACAAAGTTGCTAACCTTACAGTAGATTCACAAGGTCATGGATCTATATCTGCTGAAAATTTAAATACACTTATAGAATTTAATAATGCATTACCAGAAACAGTTGGTATAAGAATAGTGGCTAAATTTAATCAAAGTCCAAATAACATATTAACTAGAGAGTCAGGTTTTGATGACCAAGATGGAAATTTAATAGGGCAAACATCCAAAATCAAAGAAGATTTTACTTTTTACGGATATTTGACTGATAGAGATGGTGGTATGATTGACAATACTTTTGGAACATCATCTTACTATATTCAAGATATTGATCAAGATGGGCTTACAGATAATTTTGAAATACATCAATCACTTTCAGATCCTATGAATCAAGATACGGATAATGATGGTAAAAAAGATGGGGAAGAATATTTAATCCATAAAACATCACCATTAGTAGGAAGACCTATTGTTTCAGACATAACTACAGATGAAACAGTTGTCTCAGGAAATGTATACCTTGCACCAAATGCAGTAGGACAAATAGCAAAAGTATTGAATGAAAAAGGTGAAGAAATAGGTAGAAATAACGTGGAACCTAATGGAGATTTTACGATAGATATAGCTAATGCATCGGCTGGGAAATATACTATTGCTATTGAATCACCTCATTATGACAATGATGAAATCAGTGAATTTAATATTATTGATATGCATGAAATATTAAAACCGACACTGGATCCTATTACGGATGCAGATAAAGAGATAACAATTCATGGTATAGAAGGGGCAACGGTTACTTTACAAGATGATAATGGAAATATTATAGGTAGTGCTAAAATTGAGAAAGGAAAAAATGATGTCTCAATAAAATTGATAAAACCACTAGCTGCTGGAACAATCGTAACAGCTCTAGCAGAAAAAGATGGAACAGAAAGTTACCCATCAGATTTAATTATAGTTTCAGATGGAACCCCTCCGACAGCACCAACGGTGAATCAAGTGACAAGTGAAGATACTGAAATTCGTGGGACAGTGGAAGCAGGATCCACGGTCAAAGTAATACTGCCAAGTGGAGTAGAGCTGATAACAGAAGCAGACGACGAAGGAAATTATATTGTCGATTTACCGGAGAATGAGAAATATGAAGGCGGAGAAGTATTACAAGTAACAGCGGTTGACGCATCAGGAAATGAATCCGAATTGGTAGAAGTTGTGATAGAAGATAAGACGCCACCAACAGCACCAACGGTGAATCAAGTGACAAGTGAAGATAGCGAAATTCATGGAACAGCAGAACCAGGATCCACAGTTAAAGTAACATTACCAAGTGGCCAAGAGCTGACAACAGAAGCAGATGACGAAGGGAATTACAGTGTTGATTTACCAGAGAATGAGAAATATGAAGGTGGAGAAGTACTACAAGTCACAGCAACGGATGAAGCAGGAAATGAATCCGAATTGGTAGAAGTTGTGATAGAAGATAAGACGCCACCAGCAGTACCGACGGTGAATCAAGTAACGAGTGAAGATACTGAAATTCGTGGAACAGCAGAGCCAGGATCCACGGTCAAAGTAACACTACCAAGTGGAAAAGAACTGACAACAGAAGCAGACAATCAAGGCAATTACAGTGTTGATTTACCGGAGAATGAGAAATATGAAGGCGGAGAAGTACTACAAGTCGCAGCAACGGATGAAGCAGGCAACGAATCAGAAGAGAGAGAAGTTGTGATAGAAGATAAGACGCCACCAACAGCACCAACGGTGAATCAAGTGACAAGTGAATCGCCACAAGTGAGTGGAACAGCAGAACCTGGATCAACGGTCAAAGTAACACTGCCAAGTGGCCAAGAACTGACAACAGAAGCAGACGATGAAGGCAATTACAGCATTGATTTACCAGAGAATGAGAAATATGAAGGTGGAGAAGTAATACAAGTCACAGCAACGGATGAAGCAGGAAATGAATCGGAAGAGAGAGAAGTTGTGATAGAAGATAAGACACCGCCGACAGCACCAACGGTGAACCAAGTGACAAGTGAAGATACTGAAATTCGTGGAACAGCAGAACCAGGAGCAACAGTCAAAGTAACACTGCCAAGTGGCCAAGAACTGACAACAGAAGCAGATGACGAAGGCAATTACACTATTGATTTACCAGAGAATGAGAAATATGAAGGTGGAGAAGTACTACAAGTCACAGCGATTGATGCATCAGGAAATGAATCGGAAGAGAATGAAGTTGTGATAGAAGATAAGACACCACCAACAGCACCGACGGTGAATCAAGTGACAAGTGAATCGCCACAAGTGAGTGGAACAGCAGAACCAGGATCCACAGTCAAAGTAACACTACCAAGTGGCCAAGAGCTGACAACAGAAGCAGACGATGAAGGCAATTATATTGTCGATTTACCGGAGAATGAGAAATATGAAGGTGGAGAAGTAATACAAGTCACAGCAACGGATGAAGCAGGAAACGAATCGGAAGAGAATGAAGTTGTGATAGAAGATAAGACGCCACCAACAGCACCGACGGTGAATCAAGTGACAAGCGAATCGCCACAAGTGAGTGGAACAGCAGAACCAGGATCCACAGTCAAAGTAACACTACCAAGTGGCCAAGAGCTGACAACAGAAGCAGACGATGAAGGCAATTATATTGTCGATTTACCGGAGAATGAGAAATATGAAGGTGGAGAAGTAATACAAGTCACAGCAACGGATGAAGCAGGAAACGAATCGGAAGAGAATGAAGTTGTGATAGAAGATAAGACGCCACCAACAGCACCGACGGTGAATCAAGTGACAAGTGAATCGCCACAAGTGAGTGGAACAGCAGAGCCAGGATCAACAGTTAAAGTAACATTACCAAGTGGCCATGAGCTGACAACAGAAGCAGATGATGAAGGCAATTATAGTGTCGATTTACCAGAGAATGAGAAATATAAAGGCGGAGAAGTACTACAAGTTACAGCAACGGATGAAGCAGGCAACGAATCGGAAGAGAGAGAAGTGGTGATAGAAGATAAGACACCACCAACAGCACCGACGGTGAATCAAGTGACAAGTGAATCGCCGCAAGTGAGTGGAACAGCAGAGCCAGGATCCACGGTCAAAGTAACACTGCCAAATGGACAAGAGCTGACAACAGAAGCAGATGACGAAGGAAATTACAGCATTAATTTACCAGAGAATGAGAAATATGAAGGTGGAGAAGTACTACAAGTTACAGCAACGGATGAAGCAGGCAACGAATCAGAAGAGAGAGAAGTTGTGATAGAAGATAAGACACCTCCGAGAGTACCGACGGTGAATCAAGTGACAAGTGAAGATACTGAAATTCATGGAACAGCAGAGCCAGGATCAACAGTTAAAGTAACATTACCAAGTGGCCAAGAGCTGACAACAGAAGCAGACGATGAAGGAAATTACACTATTGATTTACCAGAGAAAGAGAAATATGAAGGCGGAGAAGTACTACAAGTCACAGCAACGGATGAAGCAGGAAATGAATCCGAATTGGTAGAAGTTGTGATAGAAGATAAGACACCTCCGACAGCACCAACGGTGAATCAAGTGACAAGTGAAGATACCGAAATTCGTGGAACAGCAGAGCCAGGATCCACAGTCAAAGTA
It encodes the following:
- a CDS encoding Ig-like domain-containing protein, with product MNNNCNFMSSHLNKYSIRKLTVGTASLLIGATLVFGLNKEAKADEIEKNQFAQSSEYSNENSETLKENDEASTVNEEHIDSDATSENQPTNNVEMKKANLSQITSESQNTENINAEEEVDNVQLPSKEKDIISNTDDTTEGVKEDIRDELDKPNTSKTSKDDFNKQSTVHTKSSEYKHNVESENAKDKIIDVQTSQNAPSMTKAYLQSSKEPIGKKENRKTLRQTRSTQLTAMPKARRNFKTSPNISTREATEDNSLETLPYSDNYTFQSLIFDPENLTEKKVLKSKVIPFKIHSYLTGANSGDRYKINLQLDPFIADHVKSITIKPANRENIVAFNRVINNVGKKTNIWQINYIRANGGLFGGAEILSQYTAEGGRIELDDTVENVLAKVENLDNDKMNYLIYVKDSLENKKIRTSESSGYFLTLSETTYNNLKHSKSVAANSAFKASSGSVQYDPSIGGFGGLVADQQIMKNGIFNYGGPLLDLGLNKQWTYNYKIDPELLPFIESLELHRYDFEGVSGFDKKYYENNKVANLTVDSQGHGSISAENLNTLIEFNNALPETVGIRIVAKFNQSPNNILTRESGFDDQDGNLIGQTSKIKEDFTFYGYLTDRDGGMIDNTFGTSSYYIQDIDQDGLTDNFEIHQSLSDPMNQDTDNDGKKDGEEYLIHKTSPLVGRPIVSDITTDETVVSGNVYLAPNAVGQIAKVLNEKGEEIGRNNVEPNGDFTIDIANASAGKYTIAIESPHYDNDEISEFNIIDMHEILKPTLDPITDADKEITIHGIEGATVTLQDDNGNIIGSAKIEKGKNDVSIKLIKPLAAGTIVTALAEKDGTESYPSDLIIVSDGTPPTAPTVNQVTSEDTEIRGTVEAGSTVKVILPSGVELITEADDEGNYIVDLPENEKYEGGEVLQVTAVDASGNESELVEVVIEDKTPPTAPTVNQVTSEDSEIHGTAEPGSTVKVTLPSGQELTTEADDEGNYSVDLPENEKYEGGEVLQVTATDEAGNESELVEVVIEDKTPPAVPTVNQVTSEDTEIRGTAEPGSTVKVTLPSGKELTTEADNQGNYSVDLPENEKYEGGEVLQVAATDEAGNESEEREVVIEDKTPPTAPTVNQVTSESPQVSGTAEPGSTVKVTLPSGQELTTEADDEGNYSIDLPENEKYEGGEVIQVTATDEAGNESEEREVVIEDKTPPTAPTVNQVTSEDTEIRGTAEPGATVKVTLPSGQELTTEADDEGNYTIDLPENEKYEGGEVLQVTAIDASGNESEENEVVIEDKTPPTAPTVNQVTSESPQVSGTAEPGSTVKVTLPSGQELTTEADDEGNYIVDLPENEKYEGGEVIQVTATDEAGNESEENEVVIEDKTPPTAPTVNQVTSESPQVSGTAEPGSTVKVTLPSGQELTTEADDEGNYIVDLPENEKYEGGEVIQVTATDEAGNESEENEVVIEDKTPPTAPTVNQVTSESPQVSGTAEPGSTVKVTLPSGHELTTEADDEGNYSVDLPENEKYKGGEVLQVTATDEAGNESEEREVVIEDKTPPTAPTVNQVTSESPQVSGTAEPGSTVKVTLPNGQELTTEADDEGNYSINLPENEKYEGGEVLQVTATDEAGNESEEREVVIEDKTPPRVPTVNQVTSEDTEIHGTAEPGSTVKVTLPSGQELTTEADDEGNYTIDLPEKEKYEGGEVLQVTATDEAGNESELVEVVIEDKTPPTAPTVNQVTSEDTEIRGTAEPGSTVKVTLPSGQELITEADDEGNYIVDLPDNEKYEGGETLQVTAVDASGNESELVEVVIEDKTPPAVPTVNQVTSEDTEIHGTAEPGSTVKVTLPSGQELTTEADDEGNYTIDLSENEKYEGGEVLQVTAVDASGNESEVVEVVIEDKTPPAVPTVNQVTSEDSEIHGTAEPGSTVKVTLPSGKELTTEADNQGNYIIDLPENEKYEGGEVLQVTAVDASGNESEVVEVVIEDKTPPAVPTVNQVTSEDSEIHGTAEPGSTVKVTLPSGQELTTEADDEGNYSIDLPENEKYKGGEVLQVTAIDASGNESEEREVVVEDKTPPTAPTVNQVTSEDTEIRGTAEPGATVKVTLPSGQELTTEADDEGNYTIDLPENEKYEGGEVIQVTAIDASGNESEENEVVIEDKTPPTAPTVNQVTSESPQVSGTAEPGATVKVTLPSGQELTTEADDEGNYIVDLPENEKYEGGEVIQVTATDEAGNESEENEVVIEDKTPPRVPTVNQVTSEDTEIRGTAEPGVTVKVTLPSGQELTTEADDEGNYSIDLPENEKYEGGEVIQVTATDEAGNESEEREVVIEDKTPPRVPTVNQVTSEDTEIRGTAEPGATVKVTLPNGQELTTEADDEGNYSIDLPENEKYKGGEVLQITAVDASGNESEEREVLIEDKTPPTAPTVNQVTSESPQVSGTAEPGSTVIIVLPNEKEIKHVVDNNGHFVITLPKDGHLHADDIIMIQAIDKNGNASEHVNIIVKTAQTAISNQADEPHKTKQINHLIDETKNNTIDVPDQLVKVKDKDAMKNNIMSLSKQNLERMNQDNATLNSSNRKESIHRNKQLPKTGINYETHSMLLSSLFVTIGTLLLLGKRRKKTSSDQ